Within the Pseudomonas sp. SL4(2022) genome, the region TTATTTTCCGATCACTTCCTAGAAAATCCAAGACAACCTGCAGGAGTCTAGATATTCAAAGGCCTTCAGCGCAGAATCCGTCCAACACAATCTTATTACTATCCACCCCATCCAACGAATAAGTGGGGGGATAAGTGGGGGGATGTGTATGTATCTGACCGCGTATGGAGAGCTCAGTGAGCAAACTCAATCCCAAGCAGGTCGAGAACCTGATCACTCCTGGTACCTATGAAGACGGGAGTGGCCTGCGCCTCGTCGTGAAGCCCAGCGGACGCAAATCGTGGCTACTGCGTTTTCAACTCGCAGGACGCAGACGTGAAATGGGCCTAGGTGCTTACCCAGAGATCAGTCTTAAAAACGCTCGCCTCGCCGCAAATACTCAACGAGCCCTGCTCGCAACCGGTATAGACCCCTTAGCTGCACGCGACGCCGAACGCCAAGCGCGGCAGGATGCGCAGCAAGCAAGCGAGGCTCGTCAAATCACCTTCGAGTCCCTTGCACTCGATTACCAGCAGGCACACGGCGCTACCTGGTCTGAAAAATGGCGAAAAGGCTGGCTTCGTAAACTGGATTTGTATGCCTTCGGCACTATCGGAAAGCTTCCTGCGACCGAAATCAACACCGAACAGGTATTGAAGGTGCTGCAACCTATCTGGGTCAGCAAAACACGCACAGCCGACGAAGTACGCGGCCAGATCGAACAGATCCTTGATGCTGCAAAAGCTCGTGGGTTGCGTTCAGGTGAAAACCCCGCTCGTTGGCGCGGGCACCTAGACAATCTGCTTAGTCGCGCAGAGAAAAAGAAGGCCCGAAAACGCCAGCATTTCGCTGCCATGCAGTGGCAATCCGTGCCCGCTCTTATGGAGCATCTACAGGCAGACAAAAGCCTGCAATCAATAGCCACTCAGTTGCTGATTCTTACAGGTGCCCGTGCGCGCATGGTGCGCTTCGCCTGCTGGGATGAGCTCGACCTAGAAGCAGGCCTATGGGCCTTGCCCAGCGAACGCATGAAAACCCGCGTACCGTTCACCATTCCCCTGGCGGAGGCAGTGATTAGGCTATTACGTGGCATCCCGCGTATTGACGGCAGTCCCTACCTGTTTCCCGGGCAGGGTAAAAGCGGAGTGATCCACGACAACGCCATGCGCAACCTGCTGCACCAGATGGGGCATCAGGACATCACTCGCCATGGTTTCCGCTCATCATTCCGCGACTGGGCGGCGGAGAATACTCATTACCCAAGAGAGGTGTGCGAGATGGCACTAGCCCATGATGAGCGCGATCAAACAGAGGGAGCCTATTCGCGTTCGGACTTCCTTGATAAGAGGCGGGCATTGATGCAAGAGTGGGCTAACTTTGTTTTTCCGTCTAAAACAATCGAGACCGGAACAAAAAACTCTCCGGAGCAGCCATGAACGAAGAAGCAGCCTCAGACTCGGCACACATGAAACTTAACCCTGACATCAGTTATGAACTAACCAATTTGGTTGAGAGCTTAGAATGGATAACTACCCATTTCACCAGTAAGACTCCCCCTGAGGAATTACTTAATGGATTGCACCAACAAATCGTGAACGGCGATATTAATAGCTTTACGATTGAAGATCTGACCTTCACTACAACCTCTACTGCTCACCAAGACGAAAGAAAGAAAGCAGCCACCTCTCTAGCCTTCATATATACAGCACTTGCCCAACTCAACCTTCAAGCAAATCAGCCAATGCTATCTTGGTCTGCCGCCTATCACGCAAAGTACAATATCGGCCTTTTACACGGGATTCACTCAAACTCTACAGGAAAAATAGAGAAAGGGACTGAGCGAGCAAGGACAAGAGCTCAGAGCGGAGGAAGCCAGAAAAACGAAAACCTAGAAACAATCAAAAGTCTAATAATTGAAAAGCTCTGCAGCACCAGCATAGAAACCAAGCTCACATCAACCAAGATTGCCGCCGCATGGCTTACTACACAGCTATCAAAAACATTGATCAAGAAACAACTATTACAAGACAAAAATGAAAATGAAATAACAGCCATCTTCAAAGAAATGCTTGATACCGACATCTATATCGGCACCGTTTATGTAAGCCGAAAGTCCTCACGATAGCGGCGATAGAGACTGACCCAATCGCAGCAAACTTAAGGCATGACACCACGAAAGAATGATCTACCACAAACAACAGGCATCCGAAGCCAGTAGTCAACCTTTGTCAAATACTCGGCAACATGCAGCTTCAGGTTATGGATCAGCTCTACATCTGAGCGGTTGACCACGCCAATACCTGGATACTTGTAGCGGTGTTTTTTGGCGTTGCAGTTGAAGTAACGCCCCTGCCCGTCAGTGACGACTCCCCGCCAGTGCTCGCCGATCCGGCGTGCCAGTAGCGAATCTCGGCAGTACTTTGCCCCACTGTAGAAAACCAGTAGATGGAAGTGAAAGCCCGAACGATGGGCATACTCCAGCTTGCAGGCATACCCAAGAAGACCGGGAATCGGAACGCCCTGGGCCAAGTCCTGCCGTAGCTTGGCCCAGTCCTGTTTCACCCCTTTCAAACTCTCCTGCAGATCACGCCCTCGAAAGAAGTCCATTTCGTAAGACAAATCCACTCGCAGAACCACCAACCGCGAACGCTTGGCAAAGTGCGCATCGATGTATCGCCCCAGGCTTGTAGTGCGCTCCCGTGCAGCCTTGGCAAAGCGCCTGATGATGGCCTTGAAGGCCGGCTGAGCGGCCTCCTGGCGCATATCGACAACTAAGCCGTTCATGATCTCCAAATGCTGCTGGGTTTCATGGGGCAAAGCCGTCATGACGTAATGAAAAAGCATTGGCTGTTCGATACGTCCGGCACATCGAAAGAGTAACTCTACGTAAGGATTCAGATGGCACATCGGAAAGCACTCGGCGAATCGCTCTAGGCCAGCCTGCAAAACTTCCAATAATCGCCGGCCTGTAGACGTTGCCCGAAACACCAGCTCGCCACGCCTAAACGGCTTCGCGAAGAACAGCAGCTCACTACCATCCACTGCGCCCTTGACCAATTCAGTTACAGCTATCAGTTCTTCCAGCAGCTCCCTCTCGTAGGCATTGTCCACCTCTGTCTCAGCACAGAGATCCAGCAGATCAAACTCATCAAAATACATGTACCACCTCATGTGGCCCTGTAACGCTTCAGAAAGCAGCACTTAACCAACATCATTCAATTGCAACTAGGCGTAGTTTTTTACTGGCGACACCCATTACTCCGAAAGCTCAGTATCGAGCAATTAGACAAAGAACAACTCACACTTAGACTTGCTATTGAGCCGTGACGACTCAACAGGAGAATGACTTGACATCAACACCACTATTAACTCTAACTACTAATATCAAATACTCCAAGACCAACAACAGAGCTAGCAAAATAAAACCCCCGCAACAAACGGGGATTTTCGTCACAGGCAATATTAATCAAGTAGAAAAGTTAACGTCCTAACTATTACATTGCCCCGCGTGCCTGAGCGGCAAATTGTGCGGAAATCGGGTCTACCGGCAGATGCGGCTGCATATCAATCAATTCCTTTCGGCCATGAATATGTGGTGCAATTACTCCCTTCCCAAGCAACACATTTAGAGCCAGATCAAGTCGCTCGACCTTCTTTATGCTACCTAACCGTTGGAGTGCATAATTCTTGGGTATGTAGCGGTACCCCTTGCTCCGAAAACCCTGTAGCCAAGTGAATAACTTATCAGCGTCCACCTGCTCCTGGGGCCGTGGAACAAAGAGCCGCATGAATTCATCTGAACAGTAGAAACAGATACTGGCAGCCGCCTTGAGCGTCGCCAGCGAGATATGTCCTTCAAACCCCTCAAAGATATGTAGCAAAGCCGCTACACGGAGAATATTCTCGGGCAGCTTTGAGGCATGATCGCCAGCCTTGTCGAATCGTCCACCCGGAGAAATCTGCTCCTCGATAGAATTAAAGACCCAAAGCCACCACGCTCTCGCCTCCGGATCACACTGAATCACGATCCGATCACGCTCACCCAGGAATATCTGGGTATTCTGTTTAAGCAGTTCTGTCACACGCTCCGCAAACTTGTCGCAATGTTCCCATGACTGCGTGCCATTGCGCAGGAAACGTGCTCCCTGAGTGGATGCGGGGTAGCACGTCAGAAACCGGGCCAACAGGCCAGTACCTCGTGCCTGCTCCCCATCACGCTTCATGTACTCGTGCATAGCACTTTCCTGCAGCATCATCGATACCGTGAGGCGTGGGTTCTCAATTCTGAAGCTCTCGGCCGACTTACGCTCCACCGAGATTGGCGAGCCGCTCCACATCGCCGACATCCGTTCTCGATCCGCGAATGCGCGCCCTTTGGTTATCAGCCCACCTTCACCTTGGATTATCCCTGCCGTCGGGATGTTCTTGTGCAGTCCGTAATACAAAGCCTCGCGGGTAGTTTCGTCATACACGAACTGCGGTTTCTTCGGCCTGGCAGGCCTCTTGCGCTCTAGCTCCAGCAAGAGCTGCTCGTCCTCCGCCATACAGACCCCTGAGACCGCTTTCTTCTTGATCACGCTCAAAATGGCCTGTCTTCTGGCCTCCCATGCGGCATGCAGCACTTGCCACTCCTCCAGCGCAACTTGGTAGATACGTTCCTGCTCATTTTGATAATTGCGGATCGCCTTCATGAACACATTCTCTACGGTCGTCTTTCTTTCTCCGGAGTTGGCTATCACGCACAGCATTAGAGAGATCGGAACGACCTGCTCTGTCGGCTTTTGCACATCAGCAATCCACTGCGCCGAAACGGCGATAGCAGAAAGTGCCGACATCAGGATGAGGGGCTTCGGTGCCTGGATGTTGTCCTCCACTTGATTGATCGCAGCGTTCAATCGTTGACAATGCGCGGAGAGCACAGGAAACAGCCCCTGCCGTGGAAGCTCAGGTAGATCGCGGCTAGATGTGTAGCTCATTGCGGCATTCCTCCCTCTACAGGCGAAGGTACAGCTCGGCCAGCGGCCGCACACTCTTCAATCCAACGGCAGATAGCTGACTCCAACCAGCCGACGCGCCCTCCGCGACCAGCCGGTGAGTTGCTCAGCCGGATTGGCTTTGGAAAGGTGCTATCGAACCTGGGAGAACGCTTATTTAAGCGGTCATATATGGTCGAGCGCCCTAACCCAAGACGCTCCTGCACCTGTTTCAGGCGCAGGACGCGGACGACCACCTCATCACTTTGCTTTTCACTCATCTTTTTGCCCTCTTGGCCTCAGTAACGCAGGGCCAACACTAGGGCAGCAGGATTTGCGCAAGTAGGAGGCTGCTTGGTGTGGATTTTTTACTCCAAGGGCGATTCAACTGGGTTGATAGACTTAATGCAGTACCCGAGGGCATGACAGTGAGAGGGGAATCTATGACCACCTGCTGCCTGGTATTCAAACGAAGAAGGCTGCTATTCCTGCTACTGGTAGCAGGAATAGCAGCCTTCTTCTTTACGCCCCATCACTGAATAGGCGATTCGTCGGGGTCATCAGCTCCCTCCCGCCCACCGCTGACCTGATCCCAAAAAACATCAGCCACATATTACTGCGGTGAACCTACCCACCATGGAGCTCAAACCATGTCATTGCAGTGTCCTTGTTGCCT harbors:
- a CDS encoding tyrosine-type recombinase/integrase; the protein is MSKLNPKQVENLITPGTYEDGSGLRLVVKPSGRKSWLLRFQLAGRRREMGLGAYPEISLKNARLAANTQRALLATGIDPLAARDAERQARQDAQQASEARQITFESLALDYQQAHGATWSEKWRKGWLRKLDLYAFGTIGKLPATEINTEQVLKVLQPIWVSKTRTADEVRGQIEQILDAAKARGLRSGENPARWRGHLDNLLSRAEKKKARKRQHFAAMQWQSVPALMEHLQADKSLQSIATQLLILTGARARMVRFACWDELDLEAGLWALPSERMKTRVPFTIPLAEAVIRLLRGIPRIDGSPYLFPGQGKSGVIHDNAMRNLLHQMGHQDITRHGFRSSFRDWAAENTHYPREVCEMALAHDERDQTEGAYSRSDFLDKRRALMQEWANFVFPSKTIETGTKNSPEQP
- a CDS encoding YagK/YfjJ domain-containing protein; the encoded protein is MYFDEFDLLDLCAETEVDNAYERELLEELIAVTELVKGAVDGSELLFFAKPFRRGELVFRATSTGRRLLEVLQAGLERFAECFPMCHLNPYVELLFRCAGRIEQPMLFHYVMTALPHETQQHLEIMNGLVVDMRQEAAQPAFKAIIRRFAKAARERTTSLGRYIDAHFAKRSRLVVLRVDLSYEMDFFRGRDLQESLKGVKQDWAKLRQDLAQGVPIPGLLGYACKLEYAHRSGFHFHLLVFYSGAKYCRDSLLARRIGEHWRGVVTDGQGRYFNCNAKKHRYKYPGIGVVNRSDVELIHNLKLHVAEYLTKVDYWLRMPVVCGRSFFRGVMP
- a CDS encoding YfjI family protein produces the protein MSYTSSRDLPELPRQGLFPVLSAHCQRLNAAINQVEDNIQAPKPLILMSALSAIAVSAQWIADVQKPTEQVVPISLMLCVIANSGERKTTVENVFMKAIRNYQNEQERIYQVALEEWQVLHAAWEARRQAILSVIKKKAVSGVCMAEDEQLLLELERKRPARPKKPQFVYDETTREALYYGLHKNIPTAGIIQGEGGLITKGRAFADRERMSAMWSGSPISVERKSAESFRIENPRLTVSMMLQESAMHEYMKRDGEQARGTGLLARFLTCYPASTQGARFLRNGTQSWEHCDKFAERVTELLKQNTQIFLGERDRIVIQCDPEARAWWLWVFNSIEEQISPGGRFDKAGDHASKLPENILRVAALLHIFEGFEGHISLATLKAAASICFYCSDEFMRLFVPRPQEQVDADKLFTWLQGFRSKGYRYIPKNYALQRLGSIKKVERLDLALNVLLGKGVIAPHIHGRKELIDMQPHLPVDPISAQFAAQARGAM
- a CDS encoding helix-turn-helix transcriptional regulator codes for the protein MSEKQSDEVVVRVLRLKQVQERLGLGRSTIYDRLNKRSPRFDSTFPKPIRLSNSPAGRGGRVGWLESAICRWIEECAAAGRAVPSPVEGGMPQ